In Kiritimatiellia bacterium, a single genomic region encodes these proteins:
- a CDS encoding ferredoxin family protein, which produces MSVRYQVKVLKIFCKGCGLCVNVCPQKLLVISQNVNKGGFHFPEQDKKSGKSCAGCKQCALICPEAAIEIFRIDEKKQKKA; this is translated from the coding sequence ATGAGCGTTCGCTATCAAGTAAAAGTTCTTAAAATATTCTGCAAAGGCTGCGGCCTGTGCGTCAATGTCTGTCCGCAGAAATTATTGGTCATTTCGCAAAATGTGAATAAAGGCGGATTTCATTTCCCGGAACAGGACAAAAAATCAGGCAAGTCGTGCGCCGGCTGCAAACAATGCGCGCTGATCTGTCCGGAAGCGGCCATTGAAATTTTCAGAATTGATGAAAAAAAACAAAAAAAGGCATGA